Proteins encoded by one window of Salvia splendens isolate huo1 chromosome 14, SspV2, whole genome shotgun sequence:
- the LOC121764049 gene encoding uncharacterized protein LOC121764049: MHDYIRWSLGEGKISFWDDVWLGANPIRSLCVPGNDPPQSQAVVSYWHEHAWDEDMLQSLSFRFGVPPDVIDQIRATPIELGAKDVRRWSLTSHGEFSVTSAWESIRTRLPKKEIFWLIWNQGLTPAISVFIWRLLFGRLPVDEKLQRRGFELASRCQCCRSPSVESLSHVTHHLHVLVLAGKITSTHWRGCSPLVDFMPFSPRQRVLRSLMVLWHPPNAPWVKLNTDGAFSTSTMEAGEGGVVRGPDGGLLRAFCAPIAVSLSFEAELLALIRGFEMAMELSTHIWIELDSAALVTLLSSGQLDAADFRHHMALIRSMTAQRHVRFSHIYREGNRAADFLAGRGVQTPAFTYYDPTSAPRFLQVLVRMD, encoded by the exons ATGCATGATTATATTCGTTGGTCCTTGGGTGAGGGGAAGATCAGCTTCTGGGATGATGTCTGGCTTGGGGCTAACCCCATCCGGAGTCTGTGTGTCCCGGGAAATGATCCTCCTCAATCTCAGGCCGTTGTATCATATTGGCATGAGCATGCATGGGATGAGGATATGCTGCAGAGTTTATCTTTCAGGTTTGGCGTACCTCCAGATGTGATAGACCAGATCAGAGCCACGCCGATTGAGTTGGGGGCGAAGGATGTGAGGCGATGGAGTCTGACTAGCCATGGCGAGTTCTCTGTAACCTCAGCCTGGGAGAGCATTCGGACTAGACTGCCAAAGAAGGAGATTTTTTGGCTTATCTGGAACCAAGGGTTGACCCCTGCCATCTCTGTGTTCATTTGGAGGTTGTTATTTGGTAGGTTGCCGGTGGATGAGAAGCTGCAGAGGAGGGGGTTTGAGTTAGCGTCTAGGTGTCAGTGTTGTCGGTCTCCTTCAGTCGAGTCTCTTAGCCAT gtcactcaCCACCTGCACGTGCTTGTCTTGGCTGGCAAGATCACCTCGACCCACTGGAGGGGATGTTCGCCGTTGGTTGATTTCATGCCTTTCTCCCCCAGACAGCGTGTTCTGCGGTCACTCATGGTCCTATGGCATCCCCCTAATGCCCCTTGGGTAAAGCTAAACACTGACGGTGCCTTCTCTACATCGACAATGGAGGCGGGGGAGGGAGGAGTGGTTCGAGGCCCTGATGGAGGACTTCTGCGTGCCTTCTGTGCTCCAATAGCTGTATCATTGAGCTTtgaggcggagctgttggctCTGATTCGGGGGTTCGAGATGGCTATGGAGCTTTCGACACACATCTGGATTGAGCTTGACTCAGCGGCTCTGGTTACCTTGTTGTCATCTGGACAGCTTGACGCTGCGGATTtcagacatcacatggctttgatccggagtATGACTGCTCAGCGGCATGTTCGgttctcacacatctacagagaaggGAACCGAGCTGCTGACTTtcttgcaggtaggggggtTCAGACCCCTGCCTTTACTTATTATGATCCAACCTCTGCGCCTCGGTTTCTGCAGGTGCTGGTTAGGATGGACtag